Proteins found in one Labrus bergylta chromosome 8, fLabBer1.1, whole genome shotgun sequence genomic segment:
- the tp53inp1 gene encoding tumor protein p53-inducible nuclear protein 1 yields MFQRFASALFGDNMEELSRGNRPGDGKEEEEDDEDWILVNYLAEACSAQCADGLSRSTAGPEEEEDDNDDEDLVMIPSPMASPPIRYASCTSLNSTADTDPDGGPEEEEEEEEEEDEGESGFLRLDACSLEESWFVTPPPCFTGRGSKPILLETSPLENLLIEHPSMSVYAHHSPPRLTLDALPRSLDLELQGLLPGNMPPAQTASGGKEKGRRSLDGPRHRQDVAAVQRRSSLHSACYAAALSARPGLLQPRAGNAAQRTQPLSRNALRRHNLLRPPKAGTVHLHQPNQRHLNF; encoded by the exons ATGTTCCAGAGGTTCGCCAGTGCTCTGTTCGGGGACAACATGGAGGAGCTGAGCCGAGGAAACCGACCAGGAGAcggaaaagaggaagaggaggacgacgaAGACTGGATCCTGGTCAACTACCTGG CTGAAGCCTGCTCCGCTCAGTGTGCCGACGGCCTCTCTCGCTCCACCGCCGGtcctgaggaagaggaggatgacaACGATGATGAAGACCTGGTGATGATCCCCTCCCCCATGGCCAGCCCCCCCATCCGCTACGCTTCCTGCACCTCCCTCAACTCCACGGCCGACACCGACCCTGACGGAGggccggaggaggaggaggaggaggaggaggaggaggatgaaggcgAGAGCGGGTTCCTGCGTCTGGACGCCTGCTCCCTGGAGGAGAGCTGGTTCGtcaccccccctccctgctTCACCGGGAGGGGCAGCAAGCCCATCCTCCTGGAGACCAGCCCCCTGGAGAACCTGCTGATCGAACACCCCAGCATGTCCGTCTACGCCCACCACAGCCCCCCCAGACTCACCCTCGACGCCCTGCCGCGCTCCCTCGACCTGGAGCTGCAGGGCCTGTTGCCTGGAAACATGCCCCCCGCCCAGACGGCGTCGGGGGGGAAGGAGAAGGGCAGACGCAGTCTGGACGGCCCCCGTCACAG GCAGGATGTAGCGGCCGTCCAGCGTCGCTCCAGCCTCCACTCCGCCTGCTACGCCGCCGCTCTCTCCGCCCGACCCGGCCTCCTGCAGCCACGTGCCGGCAACGCCGCCCAACGCACCCAACCGCTGTCCCGTAACGCCCTGAGACGCCACAACCTGCTGCGCCCCCCGAAGGCCGGCACCGTGCACCTGCACCAGCCCAACCAGAGACACCTCAACTTCTGA
- the ccne2 gene encoding G1/S-specific cyclin-E2, whose translation MRSGYKPYADIRIGAGATADAFIHSSLRSGAITKFNKMSRRSGRITLQTRDSNTPEPTVRAPIKKRKSEPSKKKLQPAAKKQSYEIQKCWSEDGASPCILIETPHKELEPSDPSSFKQYTFKNLFIKASPIPRLSWASSDDVWIKMLNKELKYVHDKSYLQKNPKLQPKMRAILLDWLLEVSEVYSLHRQTAYLAQDYFDRFMLTQEDISKEYLQLIGITALFVASKMEEIYPPKIAEFAYVTDGACDMWDIQQTELHLLKSLDWNLCPETPISWLKLYAQVDAQREGENFLEPQFSQEAYIQITELLDLCMMDAGSLDYSYSVLAAAAFCHFSTFDVVHKVSGLTWECVSPCVRWMSPFMDALRSEATPQLKNFPRVKSDDRHNIQTHVAYLDLLRKAQERQMDSSDCQLSPVAVGVMMTPPSSTEKPANH comes from the exons ATGCGCAGTGGGTATAAGCCATATGCGGATATAAGGATTGGCGCCGGCGCCACAGCTgatgcattcattcattcatcactGAGGAG CGGAGCCATAACTAAATTCAACAAAATGTCCAGACGCAG TGGTCGCATCACTTTGCAAACCAGAGATTCGAACACACCTGAGCCGACAGTCAGAGCCCCGATAAAGAAAAGGAAGTCAGAG CCTTCAAAGAAGAAACTTCAACCTGCAGCCAAGAAGCAAAGCTATGAGATACAG AAGTGTTGGTCGGAGGACGGAGCGAGTCCGTGCATCCTCATCGAGACTCCTCACAAAGAGCTGGAGCCTTCGGATCCGTCCAGCTTCAAGCAGTACACATTCAAGAACCTCTTCATCAAGGCCTCCCCCATCCCTcgcctcag ctgggCCAGTTCAGATGACGTCTGGATCAAAATGCTCAACAAGGAGCTGAAGTACGTTCACGATAAAAGTTACCTCCAGAAGAATCCCAAGCTGCAGCCCAAGATGAGGGCGATCCTGCTCGACTGGCTGCTCGAG GTGAGCGAGGTGTACAGCCTCCACAGACAGACGGCCTACCTCGCTCAGGATTACTTCGACCGCTTCATGTTGACTCAGGAGGACATCAGCAAAGAGTACCTGCAGCTCATCGGCATCACAGCGCTGTTTGTCGCCTCAAAGATGGAG GAAATCTACCCCCCTAAAATCGCGGAGTTTGCCTACGTTACAGACGGAGCGTGCGACATGTGGGACATCCAGCAGACGGAGCTTCACCTGCTAAAG TCACTGGACTGGAACCTGTGTCCGGAGACGCCCATCTCGTGGCTGAAGCTGTACGCTCAGGTGGACGctcagagggagggagagaactTCCTGGAGCCGCAGTTCTCCCAGGAAGCGTACATCCAGATCACAGAG CTGTTGGACCTGTGCATGATGGACGCCGGCTCGTTGGACTACAGCTACAGTGttctggctgctgctgctttctgcCACTTCTCTACGTTTGACGTTGTTCATAAAGTCTCAG GTCTGACGTGGGAGTGTGTGTCTCCGTGCGTTCGGTGGATGAGTCCCTTCATGGACGCGCTGCGCTCTGAAGCGACGCCTCAACTCAAAAACTTCCCCAGAGTCAAATCTGACGACCGACACAACATCCAGACACATGTGGCGTATCTGGACCTGCTG AGGAAAGCTCAGGAGCGTCAGATGGACAGCTCCGACTGCCAGCTGTCGCCCGTCGCCGTGGGAGTGATGATGACTCCGCCCAGCAGCACTGAGAAACCTGCCAATCACtga